TACCCTTGAAACGGTGCTTCTTGAAACTCCTGCTATTTTTGCAATATCTATACTATTCATTCCACACCTCTTTTTAGAATTTAAACGCGTGTTTATAATGTAATAGTACTATAATTTCTCATGCTTTTCAAATTATAATATGTCTAGATTTCCTCAGATAACCATGTTTTAACATAATTTACTCTATTTACATCCGAATTGCTCATTTTCTTGCAGAATCGTTTACATTTTTTAGAATTTAAAACTATCTAATATTTACATTACGCTATTAATTGGTCCCTCTATAATATATAACCATTTTTACTGTTTTAGAATCAGTTAACGCACTATTTAATACATATACACTTATATAACTAGCTCTTAGGTCTTCTATTTCAAAAGAATGAGGAGGGAAACCCTCCTTAAATGGTTAATTTCCCATTTCTATTTCTATTTTATGTGCGCATCCATCACCAAATACAGGTAGTATATCTCCTTGTATAGCTTTTCCATCCACTGTAACTAATTTAACACCTTTACAAATATGATGCGAATTATTAATTTTAATATTATATATATCGCCTCTATATGTTCTCTCAATCTCAAAACCATTCCACTCTTTTGGAATGCAAGGATTTACACGAAGCCCATCATACTCTGGCTTCACCCCTAGAATAAATTGAGTAATTGCAAAATAGTTCCATGCAGCAGTTCCTGTAAGCCAAGAATTCTTAGCTTCACCTTGCCTTGCTGCATCCTTCCCTGCTATCATTTGTGAATAAACATATGGCTCAGTTCTATGAATCTCACTTATGTCTTCAATAAAAGCTGGAGCTATTTTCTTATATACATCATATGCCCTATCCCCTCTACCTAAAACTGTTTCAGCAATCATTATCCATGGATTGTTGTGACAGAATATCCCAGCATTTTCTTTGTAACCTGGTGGATAAGATGTAATTTCGCCAATGTTTAAATCGTACTTTGTATAAGCTGGTGTCAAAAGCATTGTTCCATATTTAGTATCTAATTTTTCCTTAACAGAATCTAATGCTTTTAAAGCTAAACCTTCTTCTACCCCAATGCCTGCCATTACGCAGAACCCTTGTGATTCAATATATATTTGACCCTCATCGTTATCCTTGCTACCCACCTTATTTCCAAACGCATCATATGCCCTTAAAAACCATTCTCCATCAAAGCCTTTTTCCATAACAGTTTCCCTCATTTTATCAATGTGATTCTGCGCTATTGTAGCCTCAGAAATCAGGTCAAATCTTTTGCATAATTCTACATATTCCGGTCCTATAAATACAAACATTCCAGCTATTAGAACAGATTCAGCAATCCTTCCATCTGGGTCTCCAAATGTTTGAAACGATTCATCTGGTTCTGTGGAAAAACAATTTAAATTCAAGCAATCATTCCAATCAGCTCTTCCAATTAGAGGAAGTCCGTTAGGTCCAAGATTATTTACAACATGATAGAAAGAACGTTTTAAATGTTCCATGAGTGTATCTTTTATGTTATCATCACAATTGAAAGCCACGAGTTCATTTAGTATGCTAAAATCTCCTGTTTCCTTTATATAGGCTGCAGTGCCTAATATTAACCATAACGGATCATCATTAAATCCTCCACCAACTTCAAAGTTACCCTTTTTAGTTAATGGTTGATATTGGTGATAAGCTCCACCATCCTCAAATTGCGTTGCTGCTATATCCAGTATTCTTTCTCTCGCTCTACCTGGAATCTGATGCACAAATCCAAGTAAATCCTGATTAGAATCTCTAAATCCCATTCCTCTTCCAATTCCAGATTCAAAATATGACGCACTTCTAGACATATTAAACGTTACCATGCATTGATAGGGATTCCATATATTAACCATACGGTCTAGCTTATCATCATCCGTTTTTATAATATATTTTGATAATAAATTAAGCCAATATTTATTTAAAGCTTCTAACCCCTCTTCTACTTGAATATCCGTACTAAACCTTGCTATCATCTCTTTAGCAATAGTCTTATTAATAACTCCAGGGCTTTCCCACTTGTCTTCTTCCTCATTTTCTACATATCCAATTATGAAGATCAAACTTGTTTCTTCTCCAGGTTTAAGTCTTAATGTTTTACTATGTGATGCTACAGGTGACCATCCACTCGCTACAGAATTATTAGATTTACCTTTCATAACTGTTTGTGGTGAATCAAATCCATTATATAATCCGAGGAATGACTCTCTGTCACTATCAAACCCATCTATATCTGTATTAACGCCGTAAAATGAATAATGATTACGTCTTTCTCTATATTCTGTTTTATGATAAATTACAGAATTATCTATCTCAACTTCACCAGTACTAAAATTCCTTTGGAAGTTAGTCATATCATCATAAGCATTCCATAAGCAGAACTCAATAAATGAAAAAATCTTAATTTCCTTAATATCATTTGATGTATTTTTTATTTTAAGTTGGTTAACTTCGCCATGATACTTTAAAGGGACAAACATTAATTGCTCTACTTCAATACCATTTCTTGCACTTTTTATTTTAGTATAACCAAGTCCGTGTCTACATTCATAGGAATCTAATTCAGTTTTCACTGGCATATATCCTGGTGTCCACACGTCGCCACCATCATTTATATAATAATATCTTCCCCCACTATCAACTGGTGCACTATTATACCTATATCTAGTTAACCTTCGAAGCCTCGCATCCTTATAAAAGCAGTAGCCACCACTAGTATTTGAAATTAGCGAGAAAAAATCATCTGTTCCAAGATAATTAATCCATGGATACGGAGTCTTAGGTGTAGTAATAACATACTCTTTTTTTTCATCATCAAAATAACCAAATTTCATTGTTCATCCCCCCTATGTTTGTACAATTCTATTTTATATAAAATATTTAAATATATCAATAATCATATAAGCGTCAATTACCTCTAATTCTTACATTATATTCTATTAACACGTGTTTATGAGTTTTTTTACAACTTCTTAAATTAATAAAAAATACAGAATATATTATATATATATTCCGCTTAATTTATCTTACTATTTAATTATATTCTCTATATACAATAAATGTTACTTTAATTTAGTATTATATCGAATATCATTTAATAAAATTATTATTTCACCAAAACCGATAAATAAAAATCCACTTATAAAAGAAGAAACCATAATTGCAATTGCGTATACCCATTTTAAAGGATTGGGATTTGATATTACACCACTCGCTGGAGTAGTTAATAAAAGTCCAAGAATTAGACCAGCAAATATTCCCACTCCAGCTACAATCCAACCTATTAATTTTATTGTAAATCCAATTGTACTTCTTTTATTAATTACTCTAATATTACCATCTGATGCTTTTTTTCGAATTTCTAAAATTTCATTAAGATTACCCATATATTATTTCTCCTTTTGTTTTGAATATAAGGTTATAAAAAATATAAATAAAGATATCATCCCAAATAAATAAAAAAGCCCGAACACTTTACCTGTTCCATCTGCATTTATAAAAGTATAATAAATTTCAGATAATACCATGAAAAATGTTCCAATTGAAGCAATTAGTGTTGCTGTTTTTAATTTCAAACTTAATCATCTCCCATAATTTGTATGTTATTTATAAAGAATTCTATAAATGTTTTTATAATCCTTTAACTATATATATTTAAATATCTATATATCATGCGTAATTTCACCCACAACTTTACAAATGTGCAAATAAGCTTTATTATTGATAAGGCATAAGAGGAGGTTTAAAATGAAATATATTATTGGAATTCTCGGATTAATTGTTGTCTTAGGACTTGCATGGTTTACTAGTACTGATAAAAAAAAGGTAAAATACCGACCTATCATTATAATGGTTATTTTACAATTCATACTTGGATTTATATTACTAAATACTGGTGTTGGTAATTTTCTAGTGGGTGGAATAGCAAATGGTTTTCAATTATTACTTAAGTGTGCTGGCGAGGGCGTAAATTTTGTATTTGGTGGATTAGTTAACGCAAACCAATTTACATTTTTTATAGGTGTGCTTTTACCAATAGTATTTATTTCTGCTTTAATCGGAATTCTACAACACTTTAAAATACTTCCTTTTATAATTAAATATATAGGCCTCGGCTTAAGTAAAATTAACGGTATGGGTAAACTAGAATCTTATAACGGAGTAGCCGCTGCTATTCTTGGTCAATCAGAGGTATTTATTTCTGTAAAAAAAGAACTTGGTCTATTACCAGAGCATAGACTTTATACACTTTGTGCATCAGCAATGTCTACGGTATCTATGTCGATAGTTGGCTCTTATATGGTTCTTATTAAACCTAGATATGTTGTAACTGCACTTGTTTTAAACTTATTTGGTGGATTTATTATATCTTCAATTATAAATCCATATACAGTAACACCAGAGGAAGATATATTAATAGTTCAAGAAGAAAAAAAACAATCATTCTTTGAAATGCTTGGTGAATACATTATGGATGGTTTCAAGGTAGCTATCATAGTTGGAGCAATGCTTATTGGATTTGTAGCCATAATTGCTATGATTAATATGGCCTTTAAAGGTATCTTTGGTATTTCTTTTCAAAATTTACTTGGATATGTATTCTCACCCTTTGCTATTTTAATGGGTGTACCTTTTAAGGAAGCAGTACCCGCTGCAAGTATAATGGCAACAAAATTAGTATCAAATGAATTTGTTGCAATGACTAGTTTGGCAACTAGTACTATACATTTAACAACGCGGACAACCGCAATTGTTTCTGTATTTTTAGTTTCTTTCGCTAACTTTTCATCAATTGGAATTATTTCTGGAGCAGTAAAAGGGCTCAATGAAAAACAAGGGAATGTAGTTGCTAGATTTGGTCTAAAACTCCTATTTGGTGCAACCTTAGTTAGTATATTAACAGCAACTGTTGTTGGTTTAATTGTATAATATAGCCATATAATATTAATGTTATAAAATCAAAATAAAAAGGATGGTAATAAAATGAGAATGGTAGATATAATTTCGAAAAAGCGTGATGGTAAAGAATTAACAACAAAAGAAATTAATTTTTTTATAGAAGGTTATACTAAAGGAATTATTCCAGATTACCAAGCAAGTTCTCTCGCAATGGCTATTTATTTTCAAGATATGAATGATCGTGAAAGGGCTGATTTAACTATGGCAATGGTTAATTCTGGAGAGACTATTGATTTATCAGGAATTGAAGGTATAAAAGTTGATAAACACTCAACTGGTGGTGTAGGAGATACAACAACACTAGTCCTCGCTCCCCTTGTTGCTGCTTTAGATATACCTGTTGCTAAAATGTCTGGACGAGGTCTTGGGCATACTGGTGGAACAATTGATAAATTAGAATCTATTAGTGGTTTCCATGTAGAGATAACAATAGAACAATTTAT
This window of the Clostridium estertheticum genome carries:
- a CDS encoding GH36-type glycosyl hydrolase domain-containing protein, with protein sequence MKFGYFDDEKKEYVITTPKTPYPWINYLGTDDFFSLISNTSGGYCFYKDARLRRLTRYRYNSAPVDSGGRYYYINDGGDVWTPGYMPVKTELDSYECRHGLGYTKIKSARNGIEVEQLMFVPLKYHGEVNQLKIKNTSNDIKEIKIFSFIEFCLWNAYDDMTNFQRNFSTGEVEIDNSVIYHKTEYRERRNHYSFYGVNTDIDGFDSDRESFLGLYNGFDSPQTVMKGKSNNSVASGWSPVASHSKTLRLKPGEETSLIFIIGYVENEEEDKWESPGVINKTIAKEMIARFSTDIQVEEGLEALNKYWLNLLSKYIIKTDDDKLDRMVNIWNPYQCMVTFNMSRSASYFESGIGRGMGFRDSNQDLLGFVHQIPGRARERILDIAATQFEDGGAYHQYQPLTKKGNFEVGGGFNDDPLWLILGTAAYIKETGDFSILNELVAFNCDDNIKDTLMEHLKRSFYHVVNNLGPNGLPLIGRADWNDCLNLNCFSTEPDESFQTFGDPDGRIAESVLIAGMFVFIGPEYVELCKRFDLISEATIAQNHIDKMRETVMEKGFDGEWFLRAYDAFGNKVGSKDNDEGQIYIESQGFCVMAGIGVEEGLALKALDSVKEKLDTKYGTMLLTPAYTKYDLNIGEITSYPPGYKENAGIFCHNNPWIMIAETVLGRGDRAYDVYKKIAPAFIEDISEIHRTEPYVYSQMIAGKDAARQGEAKNSWLTGTAAWNYFAITQFILGVKPEYDGLRVNPCIPKEWNGFEIERTYRGDIYNIKINNSHHICKGVKLVTVDGKAIQGDILPVFGDGCAHKIEIEMGN
- a CDS encoding NupC/NupG family nucleoside CNT transporter encodes the protein MKYIIGILGLIVVLGLAWFTSTDKKKVKYRPIIIMVILQFILGFILLNTGVGNFLVGGIANGFQLLLKCAGEGVNFVFGGLVNANQFTFFIGVLLPIVFISALIGILQHFKILPFIIKYIGLGLSKINGMGKLESYNGVAAAILGQSEVFISVKKELGLLPEHRLYTLCASAMSTVSMSIVGSYMVLIKPRYVVTALVLNLFGGFIISSIINPYTVTPEEDILIVQEEKKQSFFEMLGEYIMDGFKVAIIVGAMLIGFVAIIAMINMAFKGIFGISFQNLLGYVFSPFAILMGVPFKEAVPAASIMATKLVSNEFVAMTSLATSTIHLTTRTTAIVSVFLVSFANFSSIGIISGAVKGLNEKQGNVVARFGLKLLFGATLVSILTATVVGLIV